A genomic window from Ascaphus truei isolate aAscTru1 chromosome 1, aAscTru1.hap1, whole genome shotgun sequence includes:
- the LOC142468377 gene encoding uncharacterized protein LOC142468377, which translates to MATAAPQTGTERMEVATEPAGTTLRKEKKKTKKEKHTAPPETVPSSQETDGGGPAATSSSGSGDVAPLSGLTPTASTSSPSSNPGAGSSSNRRIPRLEPWMRQTVVMQLREVDGQRPLLDAETFAKELVSKAGFTPDEILSIQDLRGGLFFVTFATAGACRRYWEAFQTLKQEVPFSEFDVNCPIQRDEKRITVTVRNPHIPGKDIATFLRRSCTVVKEPSRIKDKLGYWVVKWSMVVRLWPNPEAADRLHHLPPSFSLAGSPGRIFYPDQPQTCGNCGNMGHQWKQCTLKACRNCKNTGHETKDCPRQKTCDLCGETTHMFRDCQLRVRSYAEAATKGATPGAPLTATQKASKKPPANQPVKAQGGKYKKEQRQKEATQTAPAAAPEPALYTQKNTSLYHSQTSTDPVLQPENTD; encoded by the exons ATGGCAACAGCGGCCCCCCAGACCGGAACGGAGAGGATGGAGGTCGCCACGGAGCCTGCTGGGACCACCCTGcgcaaggagaagaagaagacgaAGAAGGAGAAGCACACGGCACCCCCGGAGACGGTTCCCAGCAGCCAGGAGACGGACGGAGGAGGCCCAGCGGCTACCAGCTCCAGCGGCTCAGGCGACGTTGCCCCCCTCAGCGGCCTcacccccactgccagcaccagcagccccagctccaaccctggagctgggagcagcagcaacaggaggatcccccgcctggaaccctggatgaggcagaccgtggtgatgcagctgagggaggttgacggacagcgccctctattggacgctgagacctttgccaaggagctggtgagcaaaGCGGGCTTTACTCCGGACGAGATCCTGAGCATCCAGGACCTCAGGGGTGGCCTGTTTTTCGTCACCTTCGCCACAGCGGGAGCCTGCAGGAGGTACTGGGAggctttccagaccctgaaacaggaggtccccttctcagagttcgacgtgaactgccctatccagagggacgagaagaggatcactgtgacggtgaggaaccctcatatccctggaaaggatattgctacctttctgcggcgctcttgcaccgtggtgaaggagccgagcaggatcaaggacaagttggggtactgggtggtaaagtggagcatggtagttcgcttgtggccaaatccagaagcggcagatcggctgcaccacctccctcccagtttttcacttgcgggcagcccagggaggatcttttaccctgaccagccccagacctgTGGTAATTGCGGGAACAtggggcatcagtggaaacagtgcaccctgaaagcctgcagaaactgcaagaacaccggacacgaaacaaaggattgtccccgccagaaaacctgcgacctgtgcggagagacaacccacatgttccgggactgccagctgagggtcaggagctaCGCAGAGGCCGCGACGAAAGGCGCGACACCGGGCGCTCCCCTGACAGCAACCCAGAAGGCATCCAAGAAGCCCCCAGCAAACCAACCCGTAAAGGCACAAGGGGGTAAGTATAAGAAGGAGCAAAGGCAAAAGGAGGCCACCCAAACAGCGCCCGCTGCGGCTCCTGAGCCCGCT CTGTACACCCAGAAAAATACATCTCTGTACCATTCTCAAACCAGCACTgatccagttttgcagccagagaACACGGATTGA